The following are encoded together in the Vigna angularis cultivar LongXiaoDou No.4 chromosome 9, ASM1680809v1, whole genome shotgun sequence genome:
- the LOC108346406 gene encoding agamous-like MADS-box protein AGL29, whose amino-acid sequence MAPYSTTNNGRTSNQRKRKIEIKEVEQKNRRRVTFSKRKLGLFNKLTELSLLCKAQTALIITSENGNVYSCGYPNTDAVLYRYVSGGFTELCRVTQDQQEYNEKQRLEYENVHRNLKEKHKQLEELKEAQKSRSCFDSWWNLSHQNMSLEDLEEFKTSLETFKFNLITLLQEKETSLPLSMASRNSQSVL is encoded by the coding sequence ATGGCTCCTTATTCTACAACAAACAATGGAAGAACATCAAatcaaagaaagagaaagattgagATCAAAGAAGTTGAACAGAAAAACAGACGACGCGTCACCTTCTCAAAACGAAAATTAGGACTTTTTAACAAGCTCACTGAACTTTCTCTTCTATGCAAAGCACAAACTGCTTTGATCATCACCTCTGAAAATGGCAACGTGTATTCCTGTGGTTACCCTAATACCGACGCCGTTCTCTATCGCTACGTCAGCGGAGGGTTTACCGAACTCTGCAGAGTTACACAAGACCAGCAAGAATATAACGAAAAGCAAAGGCTTGAATATGAGAATGTGCACAGGAACTTGAAAGAAAAGCATAAGCAATTGGAAGAATTGAAAGAAGCACAAAAGAGTCGTTCTTGTTTTGATTCTTGGTGGAATCTCTCCCATCAAAACATGTCTTTGGAAGATCTTGAAGAGTTTAAGACCTCTTTGGAAACTTTCAAGTTTAATCTCATCACACTGTTGCAAGAGAAAGAAACAAGTCTTCCATTAAGTATGGCATCAAGAAACTCCCAAAGCGTTCTTTAA
- the LOC128194051 gene encoding uncharacterized protein LOC128194051, with amino-acid sequence MEGASSSSSSMNFPFTAEDHHVVNYFYFSVLFGGDEIFPISDDKYADDGDHHLRTLKGKQKEIGESSHGYFDICMDLKPREEMFKNQNRSNLFCVDCIGEHVAAKNNYKYAEKLQLQQVLYSSTTSSVRDEKVVRVDVDDDGDQHFGTFKGKQEEIGESSYGYCGICMDAKSREEMFRNQNCSHLYCVDCIGGHVAAKIQENIAMVKCPEPKCEGVIEPEYCHSIIPKEVFDRWEDALCENVVLESQKFYCPFKDCSAMMISDEEEVVITSSECPHCHRLFCAQCKVSWHAGIDCEKFQRSKREKGENEDSLSVE; translated from the exons ATGGAGGGAGCTTCatcctcatcttcatccatGAATTTTCCCTTCACTGCTGAAGATCATCACGTGGTTAactatttctatttttcagTACTTTTCGGTGGTGACGAAATATTTCCAATTTCGGATGATAAATATGCTGATGACGGTGACCACCATTTGAGAACCCTCAAGGGTAAACAGAAAGAGATCGGTGAATCTTCCCATGGCTACTTTGATATTTGCATGGATCTCAAACCTAGAGAAGAAATGTTCAAAAACCAAAACCGTTCTAACCTTTTTTGTGTAGATTGCATTGGAGAACATGTTGCTGCAAAGAACAACTATAAATATGCTGAAAAGCTGCAATTACAACAAGTCCTCTATTCCTCCACAACGTCAAGTGTTAGGGATGAAAAAGTTGTTAGAGTGGACGTAGATGATGACGGTGACCAACATTTTGGAACCTTCAAGGGGAAACAGGAAGAGATCGGTGAATCTTCCTATGGCTACTGTGGTATTTGCATGGATGCCAAATCTAGAGAGGAAATGTTCAGGAACCAAAACTGTTCTCACCTTTATTGCGTAGATTGCATTGGAGGACATGTTGCTGCAAAGATACAGGAAAATATAGCAATGGTGAAATGTCCTGAACCAAAATGCGAAGGGGTTATAGAGCCTGAGTACTGTCATTCGATTATCCCTAAAGAAGTGTTTGATAGATGGGAAGATGCTCTTTGTGAGAATGTGGTGCTTGAATCACAAAAGTTTTACTGTCCCTTCAAGGATTGTTCAGCTATGATGATATCTGATGAAGAGGAAGTTGTCATCACTTCATCGGAGTGTCCACATTGCCATAGACTGTTTTGTGCACAGTGCAAGGTTTCCTGGCATGCAGGAATAGACTGTGAGAAGTTTCAGAGGTCGAAAAGGGAGAAAGGAGAGAACGAAGACTCATTG AGTGTTGAATAG
- the LOC108346407 gene encoding E3 ubiquitin-protein ligase RSL1-like, producing the protein MEGTSYASSSGNVSSTAEDPLVDDFYFSALHDAEEIFPISDEKYAEELQLQEALHSSAMSSARAEKEVVIVDEDDDGDHHLRKLKGKQKDIGESSHGYCGICMDAKSGEEMFKNQNCSHLYCVDCIGGHVAAKIQENISMVKCPEPKCKEVIEPENCRSIIPKEVFDRWENALCENVVLESQKFYCPFKDCSAMMICDEGEIVTISECPHCNRLFCAQCKVSWHAGIDCSEFNALEHDERGREDLLVLDLAKNKSWRRCPKCRFYVEKNEGCSHISCRCGKEFCYACGSSWSQHHAC; encoded by the exons ATGGAGGGAACTTCATACGCATCTTCATCTGGGAATGTTTCCTCCACTGCTGAAGATCCTTTGGTTGACGATTTCTACTTTTCAGCACTTCACGATGCTGAAGAAATATTTCCAATTTCGGATGAGAAATATGCCGAAGAGTTACAACTCCAGGAAGCCCTCCATTCCTCCGCAATGTCAAGCGCTAGGGCTGAAAAAGAAGTTGTTATagtggacgaagatgatgaCGGCGACCACCATTTGAGAAAGCTTAAGGGGAAACAGAAAGATATCGGTGAATCTTCCCATGGCTACTGTGGTATTTGCATGGATGCGAAATCTGGAGAAGAAATGTTCAAGAACCAAAACTGTTCTCACCTTTATTGTGTAGATTGCATTGGAGGACATGTTGCTGCAAAGATTCAGGAAAATATATCAATGGTGAAATGTCCTGAGCCAAAATGCAAAGAGGTTATAGAGCCTGAGAACTGTCGTTCGATTATCCCCAAAGAAGTGTTTGATAGATGGGAAAATGCTCTTTGTGAGAATGTAGTGCTTGAATCGCAAAAGTTTTACTGTCCTTTCAAGGACTGTTCAGCTATGATGATATGTGATGAAGGGGAAATAGTAACTATTTCTGAGTGTCCACATTGTAACAGATTGTTTTGTGCACAGTGTAAGGTTTCATGGCATGCAGGAATAGATTGCAGTGAATTCAACGCCTTGGAGCATGATGAGAGAGGGAGGGAAGATCTGCTGGTGCTGGATCTTGCCAAGAACAAAAGCTGGAGAAGATGTCCAAAATGCAGATTCTATGTGGAAAAAAATGAAGGATGTTCTCATATTTCTTGCAG ATGTGGTAAGGAATTTTGTTATGCTTGTGGATCCTCTTGGTCACAGCACCATGCATGTTAA
- the LOC108346408 gene encoding E3 ubiquitin-protein ligase RSL1-like, with protein MFKNQNCSHLYCDYCIGRHVAAKIQENILMVKCPEPNCKAVIEPNNCRSIIPKEVFDRWGNALCENVVLGSQKFYCPFKDCSAMMICDAGEVVTSSECPHCHRLFCAQCKVSWHAGIDCEKFQRSKREKGKNGDSLVIELAKTKRWRRCSKCKIYVERIDGCTHISCRCGHKFCYACGLSWTSKHYSCVVR; from the exons ATGTTCAAGAACCAAAACTGTTCTCACCTTTATTGTGATTATTGCATTGGACGGCATGTTGCTGCAAAAATTCAGGAAAATATATTGATGGTGAAATGTCCTGAGCCAAATTGCAAAGCGGTTATAGAGCCTAACAACTGTCGTTCAATTATCCCTAAAGAAGTTTTTGATAGATGGGGAAATGCTCTTTGTGAGAATGTGGTGCTTGGATCACAAAAGTTCTACTGTCCCTTTAAGGATTGTTCAGCTATGATGATATGTGACGCAGGGGAAGTTGTGACTTCATCGGAGTGTCCACATTGCCATAGACTGTTTTGTGCACAGTGCAAGGTTTCCTGGCATGCAGGAATAGACTGTGAGAAGTTTCAGAGGTCGAAAAGGGAGAAAGGAAAGAACGGAGACTCATTGGTGATTGAACTTGCAAAGACTAAACGTTGGAGAAGATGTTCAAAATGCAAAATTTACGTAGAAAGAATTGATGGATGTACACATATTTCGTGCAG ATGTGGCCATAAATTTTGCTATGCTTGTGGATTGTCTTGGACTTCTAAACATTATTCGTGTGTAGTTCGTTAG
- the LOC108347094 gene encoding uncharacterized protein LOC108347094: MGIIRSSFLFIAGTTVGIYLVQNYQIPNLRKLADTALVHAKQVEEKYRKSKKKNDDDMINHK; the protein is encoded by the coding sequence ATGGGCATAATTAGGAGTAGCTTCCTTTTCATTGCTGGGACGACGGTTGGGATTTACTTGGTTCAGAATTATCAAATTCCTAATTTGAGGAAGCTAGCAGACACTGCCTTGGTACATGCAAAGCAAGTTGAGGAGAAATATCGAAAGTCTAAGAAGAAGAATGACGATGATATGATTAACCATAAATAG